A region of Bradyrhizobium sp. SZCCHNS1050 DNA encodes the following proteins:
- a CDS encoding class I SAM-dependent methyltransferase, with translation MPLQTSVRASKKPLRLDDEVRFLRSWIEKPLHMGAVMPSGRLLARTMAQYVDPHGTGPVIELGPGTGAITNALVEHGVDQKRLVLVEYNPGFCALLRDRYPQAKVVQGDAYRLRDTLWNVLGAPASAVVSGLPLVTKPMLTRMKLIRDAFAAMSPNAPFVQFTYSVVPPIPKSLPGVTTQASERIWMNLPPARVWVYRKP, from the coding sequence ATGCCCCTGCAAACGTCCGTGCGTGCGTCGAAAAAGCCTCTCCGTCTGGACGACGAAGTGCGCTTCCTCCGCTCATGGATCGAAAAGCCGCTGCACATGGGCGCCGTCATGCCGTCGGGCCGACTGCTGGCCCGCACCATGGCGCAGTACGTCGATCCGCACGGGACAGGACCCGTCATCGAGCTCGGACCGGGCACCGGCGCGATCACCAATGCGCTGGTCGAACATGGCGTCGATCAGAAGCGGCTGGTGCTGGTCGAGTACAATCCGGGTTTCTGCGCCCTGCTGCGCGACCGCTACCCGCAGGCCAAGGTGGTCCAGGGCGACGCCTATCGCCTTCGCGACACGCTCTGGAACGTGCTCGGCGCCCCGGCCTCGGCCGTCGTCTCCGGCCTGCCGCTCGTGACCAAGCCGATGCTGACCCGCATGAAGCTGATCCGCGATGCCTTCGCGGCGATGTCGCCGAATGCGCCGTTCGTGCAGTTCACCTATTCCGTCGTGCCGCCGATTCCGAAGTCGCTGCCCGGCGTTACCACGCAGGCCTCCGAGCGCATCTGGATGAATCTTCCGCCAGCGCGCGTCTGGGTGTATCGCAAGCCCTGA
- a CDS encoding NAD(P)H-dependent oxidoreductase gives MSALKMLIIPGSTRAGSHNAKLAAAAAYQFVQAGADITRISLADFPLPIYDADLEAQSGIPLHAVNLTRMIGVHHAVLLVTPEYNASVPPLLTNAITWISRVDEPPGSRGAVFRNRPFAIAAASENRFGGVRALSALRLMLTACNATVIPSQLALAFADKAYNDMDRLKLPADITALDALVRELIATAQHTM, from the coding sequence ATGTCCGCGCTGAAGATGCTCATCATCCCCGGTTCGACGCGAGCCGGCTCGCACAACGCGAAGCTCGCCGCGGCCGCCGCCTATCAGTTCGTGCAGGCCGGCGCCGACATCACCCGCATCTCGCTCGCCGACTTCCCGCTGCCGATCTACGACGCCGACCTCGAGGCGCAATCGGGCATTCCGCTTCACGCCGTGAATCTGACGCGCATGATCGGCGTCCATCATGCCGTGCTGCTGGTGACGCCGGAATACAACGCCTCGGTGCCGCCGCTGCTGACCAACGCCATCACCTGGATCTCGCGCGTCGACGAGCCGCCGGGCAGCCGCGGCGCGGTGTTCCGCAACAGGCCGTTTGCGATCGCCGCCGCCTCCGAGAACCGCTTTGGCGGCGTGCGTGCGCTCTCGGCCTTGCGGCTGATGCTGACGGCCTGCAACGCGACGGTGATCCCGAGCCAGCTTGCGCTGGCCTTCGCCGACAAGGCCTACAACGACATGGACCGGCTCAAACTGCCCGCCGACATCACGGCGCTCGACGCGCTGGTGCGGGAGCTGATCGCAACAGCGCAACATACGATGTGA
- the pyrF gene encoding orotidine-5'-phosphate decarboxylase yields MPTEIAPRDRLIVALDLPSVAEAEAMIARLGDAVTFYKIGMELTYAGGLGLAERLAAEGKHVFMDLKLHDIPNTVERATRQIARLGARFLTVHGFSQSMKAALAGAAGSSLELLAVTVMTSYDDADLAAAGYAMGVKELVAHRARQAKEIGIHGLILSPEETQLIRPLVGPDMQLVTPGIRPAGSDVGDQKRIMTPALAIAGGADRLVVGRPVTGAADPAAAAESIVADIASAVALVGKTNRA; encoded by the coding sequence ATGCCGACCGAGATTGCTCCCCGCGACCGCCTGATCGTGGCGCTCGATCTGCCGAGCGTGGCGGAGGCCGAAGCCATGATCGCACGGCTCGGCGACGCCGTGACGTTCTACAAGATCGGCATGGAGCTGACCTATGCCGGCGGCCTCGGTCTCGCCGAACGGCTCGCGGCGGAGGGCAAGCATGTGTTCATGGACCTCAAGCTGCACGACATCCCGAACACCGTCGAGCGCGCCACCCGGCAGATCGCCAGGCTTGGCGCCCGCTTCCTCACCGTGCACGGCTTCTCCCAGAGCATGAAGGCGGCGCTCGCCGGCGCCGCCGGCTCCAGCCTCGAGCTGCTCGCCGTCACCGTCATGACGTCCTACGACGATGCCGATCTCGCCGCCGCCGGCTACGCCATGGGTGTCAAGGAACTCGTGGCGCACCGCGCCAGGCAGGCCAAGGAGATCGGCATCCACGGCCTGATCCTGTCGCCGGAGGAGACCCAGCTCATCCGCCCGCTGGTCGGCCCTGATATGCAGCTCGTGACCCCCGGGATCCGCCCGGCGGGATCGGACGTTGGCGACCAGAAGCGCATCATGACCCCGGCGCTGGCGATCGCCGGCGGCGCCGACCGCCTCGTCGTCGGCCGTCCCGTCACCGGCGCCGCCGATCCGGCGGCGGCCGCCGAGAGCATCGTCGCCGACATCGCCAGCGCCGTCGCGCTGGTCGGCAAGACCAACCGAGCTTGA
- a CDS encoding DUF1330 domain-containing protein: MPKAYWIARIDVHNMDGYKDYVAQNGAVFHQYGAKFLVRGGQYETKEGTSRSRNVVIEFKDYATALACYNSPEYQRLVAMRAPHSQGDLVIIEGYDGPQP, encoded by the coding sequence ATGCCCAAGGCCTATTGGATCGCGCGGATCGACGTGCACAACATGGACGGCTACAAGGACTACGTCGCGCAGAACGGCGCCGTGTTCCACCAGTACGGCGCCAAATTCCTGGTCCGCGGCGGCCAGTACGAGACCAAGGAAGGCACCTCGCGCTCGCGCAACGTCGTGATCGAGTTCAAGGACTACGCGACCGCGCTGGCGTGCTACAATTCCCCTGAATACCAGCGGCTGGTGGCGATGCGCGCGCCGCATTCGCAAGGCGATCTGGTGATCATCGAGGGCTATGACGGCCCGCAGCCCTGA
- the dapB gene encoding 4-hydroxy-tetrahydrodipicolinate reductase encodes MSKMRLIVAGAGGRMGRALVRAIAETDGAVLAGALEAPGSELIGKDSGALAGLPANGIKLSGDLWSMSAEADGILDFTVPAATIANVAIAAQRGIVHVVGTTGLSASDDAVIRSVTKRAIVVQSGNMSLGVNLLAALVKQVAKSLDAGFDIEILEMHHKHKVDAPSGTALMLGRAAAEGRGIALDEHSARGRDGITGERRSGDIGFASLRGGTAAGDHSVIFAGPSERLVLSHQAEDRMIFAHGALKAALWAHGKPPGYYTMDDVLGLKDLF; translated from the coding sequence ATGTCCAAGATGCGCTTGATCGTTGCCGGAGCCGGCGGCCGCATGGGCCGCGCCCTGGTGCGCGCGATCGCCGAGACCGACGGCGCCGTGCTGGCGGGCGCGCTCGAAGCCCCCGGCTCGGAGCTGATCGGCAAGGACTCCGGCGCCCTCGCCGGCCTGCCCGCCAACGGCATCAAGCTGTCGGGCGACCTCTGGAGCATGTCGGCCGAGGCCGACGGCATCCTCGATTTCACCGTCCCGGCCGCGACCATCGCCAATGTCGCCATCGCCGCCCAGCGCGGCATCGTCCACGTCGTCGGCACCACCGGCCTGTCCGCGTCGGACGACGCCGTCATCAGGAGCGTCACCAAGCGCGCCATCGTCGTGCAGTCCGGCAACATGAGCCTCGGCGTCAACCTGCTGGCGGCGCTGGTCAAGCAGGTGGCGAAGTCGCTCGATGCCGGCTTCGACATCGAGATCCTCGAGATGCACCACAAGCACAAGGTCGACGCGCCCTCGGGCACGGCGCTGATGCTCGGCCGGGCCGCCGCCGAGGGCCGCGGCATCGCGCTCGACGAGCATTCCGCGCGCGGCCGCGACGGCATCACCGGCGAGCGCCGCAGCGGCGACATCGGCTTCGCCTCGCTGCGCGGCGGCACGGCGGCGGGCGATCACAGCGTCATCTTCGCCGGACCCTCGGAGCGGCTGGTGCTGTCGCACCAGGCCGAGGACCGCATGATCTTCGCCCATGGCGCGCTGAAGGCGGCGCTGTGGGCCCATGGCAAGCCGCCGGGCTACTACACGATGGACGACGTGCTCGGCCTCAAGGACCTTTTCTAG
- a CDS encoding 2,3-bisphosphoglycerate-dependent phosphoglycerate mutase, whose amino-acid sequence MSERLLVLVRHGQSEWNLKNLFTGWKDPDLTEQGVAEAKEAGRKLKAQGLVFDVAFTSVLTRAQHTLDLILTELGQTGLPTAKNLALNERDYGDLSGLNKDDARARWGEEQVHIWRRSYDVPPPGGESLKDTLARALPYYVQEILPGVLRGQRTLVAAHGNSLRALIMVLEKLTPEGILKRELATGVPIIYRLNADSTVESKLDLAG is encoded by the coding sequence ATGAGCGAACGTCTCCTGGTGCTGGTGCGCCACGGCCAGAGCGAGTGGAATCTGAAGAACCTGTTCACCGGCTGGAAGGATCCGGACCTGACCGAGCAGGGCGTGGCCGAGGCCAAGGAGGCCGGGCGCAAGCTGAAGGCGCAGGGACTGGTCTTCGACGTCGCCTTCACCTCGGTGCTGACGCGCGCCCAGCACACGCTCGACCTGATCCTGACCGAGCTCGGCCAGACCGGCCTGCCGACAGCCAAGAACCTCGCGCTCAACGAGCGCGACTATGGTGACCTCTCGGGCCTCAACAAGGACGACGCCCGCGCCAGATGGGGCGAGGAGCAGGTCCACATCTGGCGCCGCTCCTACGACGTCCCGCCGCCCGGCGGCGAGAGCCTCAAGGACACGCTCGCCCGCGCGCTGCCCTACTACGTCCAAGAAATTCTTCCCGGCGTCCTCCGCGGCCAGCGCACCCTGGTCGCCGCCCACGGCAACTCGCTGCGCGCCCTGATCATGGTGCTGGAAAAGCTGACGCCCGAAGGCATCCTGAAGCGCGAGCTGGCGACTGGCGTGCCGATCATCTATCGCCTGAACGCGGACTCGACGGTGGAGTCCAAGCTGGACCTGGCGGGCTAG
- a CDS encoding bifunctional helix-turn-helix domain-containing protein/methylated-DNA--[protein]-cysteine S-methyltransferase, with the protein MMTLAIHDSALAKPGPQQSAALRDYDAVRRAIAFISEHWRRQPTIEDMADAASLTPDELHHLFRRWAGLTPKAFMQALTLDHAKGLLKSSASVLDAALDSGLSGPGRLHDLFVTHEAMSPGEWKTGGAGTTLRYGFHPCPFGIALVMATPRGLAGLAFADPGEEAGALADMKSRWPRATYIEDVPGTAGLAQRIFDKTLWRPDQPLRVVLIGTDFEVRVWETLLKIPMGRAVCYSDIATRLESPKASRAVGAAVGKNPISFVVPCHRALGKTGALTGYHWGLTRKQAMLGWEAGQVGMG; encoded by the coding sequence ATGATGACCCTCGCCATTCACGATTCCGCCCTGGCCAAGCCGGGCCCGCAACAATCGGCCGCGCTGCGCGACTACGATGCGGTGCGCCGCGCGATCGCGTTCATCTCCGAGCACTGGCGCCGGCAGCCGACCATCGAGGACATGGCCGACGCCGCCAGCCTCACGCCCGACGAGTTGCACCATCTGTTCCGGCGCTGGGCCGGGCTGACGCCGAAGGCGTTCATGCAGGCACTGACGCTCGATCACGCCAAGGGCCTGCTGAAGAGCTCAGCCAGCGTGCTCGACGCCGCGCTCGACTCGGGGCTTTCAGGCCCCGGCCGGCTGCACGATCTGTTCGTCACCCATGAAGCGATGTCGCCCGGCGAATGGAAGACCGGCGGCGCCGGCACCACGCTTCGTTACGGCTTCCACCCCTGCCCGTTCGGCATCGCGCTGGTGATGGCCACCCCGCGTGGCCTCGCCGGCCTCGCCTTCGCCGACCCCGGCGAGGAGGCTGGCGCGCTCGCCGACATGAAGAGCCGCTGGCCCCGCGCCACCTATATCGAAGACGTCCCCGGCACCGCCGGCCTCGCCCAGCGCATCTTCGACAAGACCCTGTGGCGGCCCGACCAGCCCTTGCGCGTCGTCCTGATCGGCACCGACTTCGAGGTCCGCGTCTGGGAGACCCTGCTCAAGATCCCCATGGGCCGCGCCGTCTGCTACTCGGACATCGCGACCCGGCTGGAGTCGCCGAAAGCCTCGCGCGCGGTGGGCGCGGCGGTCGGCAAGAACCCGATCTCGTTCGTCGTGCCCTGCCATCGCGCGCTCGGCAAGACCGGCGCGCTGACGGGCTATCATTGGGGGCTCACGCGCAAGCAGGCGATGCTTGGGTGGGAAGCGGGGCAGGTGGGGATGGGGTAG
- a CDS encoding DUF2244 domain-containing protein, translated as MTPGNAFAYQETGTDAADPELFAARLTPHRSLNRTGFLVLMVVVCAISFIGGIASLLMGAWPVLGFFGLDALAIYWAFKVNFRRANAYEDISITLTELRLRRVSHKGHVMEWRFNPLWVRLDQETHEEFGIERLYLVARGQRVAIASFLGPEEKASFAKALTAGLQAAKRGPVYNPL; from the coding sequence ATGACGCCAGGCAATGCTTTTGCGTATCAGGAGACCGGCACCGACGCCGCTGATCCCGAGCTGTTCGCGGCCCGGCTGACGCCGCATCGCTCGCTCAACCGCACCGGCTTTCTGGTGCTGATGGTCGTGGTCTGCGCCATCAGCTTCATCGGCGGCATCGCCTCGCTCTTGATGGGCGCCTGGCCGGTGCTCGGCTTCTTCGGCCTGGATGCGCTCGCGATCTACTGGGCCTTCAAGGTCAACTTCCGCCGCGCCAACGCCTATGAGGACATCTCGATCACCCTGACCGAGCTGCGCCTGCGCCGCGTCAGCCACAAGGGCCACGTCATGGAATGGCGCTTCAACCCGCTCTGGGTGCGGCTCGACCAGGAGACCCACGAGGAGTTCGGTATCGAGCGCCTCTACCTGGTGGCGCGCGGCCAGCGCGTCGCCATCGCGAGCTTTTTGGGCCCGGAGGAGAAAGCCAGTTTTGCGAAGGCCCTCACGGCCGGGCTGCAGGCCGCGAAGCGCGGGCCGGTGTACAACCCGCTGTAG
- the nth gene encoding endonuclease III, translating into MAKITRPQRAKPAPVRSPLKKAAPKAGPKSAPKAASKRAAKKAPTAKPKSPARPVKTASKAARPWTPAEIREAFSRFAQANPEPKGELEHLNPYTLLVAVVLSAQATDAGVNKATRPLFAVADTPQKMIALGEDKLRDYIKTVGLYRTKARNVIALSQKLISEFGGEVPRTRAELESLPGAGRKTANVVLNMAFGEHTMAVDTHVFRVGNRTGLAPGKTPLEVELGLEKAIPAEFMLHAHHWLILHGRYTCLARKPRCELCLIKDLCRWPEKTA; encoded by the coding sequence ATGGCCAAAATCACCCGCCCCCAACGCGCCAAACCGGCGCCGGTTCGCAGCCCCTTGAAGAAGGCCGCTCCCAAGGCCGGGCCCAAGTCAGCCCCCAAGGCCGCCTCGAAACGGGCCGCCAAGAAGGCTCCGACGGCCAAGCCGAAGAGCCCTGCCCGGCCGGTCAAGACAGCGTCGAAGGCGGCCAGGCCCTGGACCCCGGCCGAGATCCGCGAGGCCTTCAGCCGCTTCGCACAGGCCAATCCGGAGCCGAAGGGCGAGCTCGAGCACCTCAACCCCTACACCCTGCTGGTCGCCGTGGTGCTGTCGGCGCAGGCGACCGACGCCGGCGTCAACAAGGCGACGCGGCCGCTGTTCGCCGTCGCCGACACGCCGCAGAAGATGATCGCGCTCGGCGAGGACAAACTCCGCGACTACATCAAGACCGTCGGCCTCTACCGCACCAAGGCCAGGAACGTGATCGCGCTGTCGCAAAAGCTGATCAGCGAGTTCGGCGGCGAGGTGCCGCGTACGCGCGCCGAGCTCGAGTCGCTGCCCGGTGCCGGCCGCAAGACCGCGAACGTCGTGCTCAACATGGCGTTCGGCGAGCACACGATGGCGGTCGACACCCATGTGTTCCGCGTCGGCAACCGCACCGGCTTAGCACCCGGCAAGACGCCGCTGGAGGTCGAGCTCGGGCTGGAGAAGGCGATCCCGGCCGAGTTCATGCTGCATGCCCATCACTGGCTGATCCTGCACGGCCGCTACACGTGCCTGGCGCGCAAGCCGCGCTGCGAGCTGTGCCTGATCAAGGACCTCTGCCGCTGGCCGGAGAAGACCGCCTGA
- a CDS encoding type III polyketide synthase: MDNTAALVSLATSVPPHQFRQNEVMEAARVVLAPRFPQFDTMASLFANTGIRQRYGVKPIEWYMERRGWPERTEAYLEGAEALFVDAANKALAQADLNAADIDTIVTVSSTGIATPTLEARVAGRLGFRADVSRVPVFGLGCAGGVSGLSIAARLAQARPGTNVLLVTFELCTLAVRHDELTKANIVALSLFGDGAAAAILRAGDGGAIRVEATGEKLWPDTLDIMGWSVDPEGFGVIFQRTIPDFVTENMGPAVNEILDRMKLAPADVDRFVCHPGGAKVITALERALSLDQGTLDHEREIIADYGNMSAPTVLFVLERARARGLPPRSVLTALGPGFTASCVSLRHAA, translated from the coding sequence ATGGACAACACTGCCGCACTCGTGTCGCTCGCGACCTCGGTGCCACCGCATCAGTTTCGCCAGAACGAAGTGATGGAGGCCGCCCGCGTGGTGCTGGCGCCGCGCTTCCCGCAGTTCGACACGATGGCGAGCCTGTTCGCCAACACCGGCATCCGCCAGCGCTACGGCGTCAAGCCGATCGAATGGTACATGGAGCGGCGCGGCTGGCCGGAGCGCACCGAAGCCTATCTCGAAGGCGCCGAGGCGCTGTTCGTCGACGCGGCGAACAAGGCGCTTGCGCAGGCCGATCTCAACGCCGCCGACATCGACACCATCGTCACCGTGAGCTCGACGGGGATCGCGACGCCGACCTTGGAAGCGCGCGTCGCCGGCCGCCTGGGTTTTCGCGCGGACGTGTCGCGCGTGCCGGTGTTCGGGCTTGGCTGCGCCGGCGGGGTCTCGGGCCTGTCGATCGCCGCGCGCCTGGCGCAGGCCCGGCCCGGCACCAACGTGCTGCTGGTGACCTTCGAACTGTGCACACTGGCTGTCCGCCATGATGAGTTGACGAAGGCCAACATCGTCGCGCTGAGCCTGTTCGGCGATGGCGCGGCGGCCGCGATCCTGCGCGCCGGCGATGGCGGCGCTATCCGCGTCGAGGCGACCGGCGAGAAGCTGTGGCCCGATACGCTCGACATCATGGGCTGGAGCGTCGATCCCGAAGGTTTTGGCGTGATCTTCCAGCGCACCATTCCGGACTTCGTCACCGAGAACATGGGCCCCGCGGTCAACGAGATCCTGGACCGGATGAAGCTCGCGCCTGCCGACGTCGACCGCTTCGTCTGCCATCCCGGCGGCGCCAAGGTGATCACGGCGCTGGAGCGCGCGCTGTCGCTGGATCAGGGCACGCTGGATCATGAGCGCGAGATCATCGCCGACTACGGCAACATGTCCGCGCCGACGGTGCTGTTCGTGCTGGAGCGCGCCCGAGCCCGGGGCTTGCCGCCGCGCTCGGTGCTGACTGCGCTCGGACCTGGGTTCACCGCAAGCTGCGTTTCATTGAGGCACGCCGCATGA
- a CDS encoding isoprenylcysteine carboxyl methyltransferase family protein, giving the protein MTFAAFVLALVTMQRLGELVLARHNTKRLRAMGAVEVGADHYPLMISMHAAWLVSLWLLGADQEVDPWLLSGFVLLQGLRWWVLATLGPRWTTRIIILPGAPLVTDGPYRYISHPNYLVVAAEIALLPLALHLPLIALIFSGLNAAVLFIRIRAESEALTGIGGGQTA; this is encoded by the coding sequence ATGACCTTCGCCGCCTTCGTCCTCGCCCTCGTCACCATGCAGCGGCTCGGCGAGCTCGTGCTCGCCCGCCACAACACCAAGCGCCTGCGCGCCATGGGCGCGGTTGAGGTCGGGGCGGATCATTATCCGCTGATGATCTCGATGCATGCGGCCTGGCTGGTATCGCTGTGGCTGCTCGGCGCCGACCAGGAGGTCGACCCGTGGCTCTTGAGCGGCTTCGTGCTGCTGCAGGGGCTGCGCTGGTGGGTGCTGGCGACGCTCGGTCCGCGCTGGACGACGCGCATCATCATCCTGCCGGGGGCGCCCCTCGTCACCGATGGTCCCTATCGCTACATCTCGCATCCGAACTATCTGGTGGTCGCAGCCGAGATCGCGCTGCTGCCGCTGGCGCTGCATCTGCCACTGATCGCCCTGATCTTCTCCGGCCTGAATGCGGCGGTGCTGTTCATCCGCATCCGCGCCGAATCGGAAGCACTCACCGGCATCGGCGGCGGCCAGACCGCATGA
- a CDS encoding DHA2 family efflux MFS transporter permease subunit, whose protein sequence is MSASAAPQDRPSLATWLGFILMCVGMFMAILDIQVVATSLPTIQEALGITPEAMSWIQTAYLIAEIIAIPLTGLLTRVFTLRWLFVGAVGIFTAASLGCAFSGDFHTLLAFRVLQGFFGGLLIPVVFSAVFLLFPPRLHAVATTIGGVVAVLAPTIGPVVGGFITNTWSWPWLFLINIAPGLVAALATPGLLPKQRMDLAELDKLDLFALLLLAVSLASLELGLKEAPKGGWLSSNCIAFLVLSASCLTLLVQRLLTSPQPILRLGSFQRRSFTLGCLSSFCLGIGLFGSVYLMPVFLAFVRGHDAFEIGKIMLVTGVAQLIAAPLVTALDGKVDARLLTAFGFVLFGAGLAASAFQPPTADYQEMFWPQVVRGVGIMFCLLPPTRIALGDLPQAEVADASGLFNLMRNLGGAIGIALIDTIIYGRVAMHAQAFRDRLLAGDTAAAKAIGLAPELLRNRPRGISEEQAIAYVRPLVEKASLALCVNEAWSLLAGVALLGFLLIPFARSKATSLSPRMMALEAAQPALRRRLDQLGPRSG, encoded by the coding sequence ATGAGCGCATCGGCCGCGCCGCAGGATCGTCCGAGCCTCGCCACCTGGCTCGGCTTCATCCTGATGTGCGTCGGCATGTTCATGGCGATCCTGGACATCCAGGTGGTGGCGACGTCGCTGCCGACCATCCAGGAGGCGCTCGGCATCACGCCGGAGGCGATGAGCTGGATCCAGACGGCGTATCTGATCGCCGAGATCATCGCCATTCCGCTGACCGGGTTGCTCACGCGGGTGTTCACGTTGCGCTGGCTGTTCGTCGGCGCCGTCGGCATCTTCACCGCCGCCTCGCTCGGTTGCGCGTTCAGCGGCGATTTTCACACGCTGCTGGCGTTCCGCGTGCTGCAGGGCTTCTTCGGTGGTCTCTTGATTCCCGTGGTGTTCTCCGCCGTGTTCCTGCTGTTTCCACCGCGCCTGCACGCGGTCGCGACGACGATCGGCGGCGTGGTCGCGGTGCTCGCGCCGACCATCGGCCCGGTCGTCGGCGGCTTCATCACCAACACCTGGTCGTGGCCCTGGCTCTTCCTGATTAACATCGCGCCCGGCCTCGTCGCCGCGCTGGCGACGCCCGGCCTGCTGCCGAAGCAGCGCATGGACCTCGCGGAGCTCGACAAGCTCGACCTGTTTGCGCTGCTGCTGCTCGCAGTGTCCCTGGCCAGCCTCGAGCTCGGGCTGAAGGAGGCGCCGAAGGGCGGCTGGCTGTCGTCGAACTGCATCGCGTTCCTGGTACTGAGCGCGTCGTGCCTCACCTTGCTCGTCCAGCGCCTGCTGACCTCACCGCAGCCGATCCTGCGGCTCGGCAGCTTTCAGCGCCGGTCGTTCACGCTCGGCTGCCTGTCGAGCTTCTGTCTGGGCATCGGGCTGTTCGGCTCGGTGTATCTGATGCCGGTGTTCCTCGCCTTCGTGCGCGGCCACGATGCGTTCGAGATCGGCAAGATCATGCTGGTCACCGGCGTGGCGCAACTGATCGCTGCTCCGCTGGTGACGGCGCTGGACGGCAAGGTCGACGCGCGTCTCCTGACGGCGTTCGGTTTCGTGCTGTTCGGCGCGGGGCTCGCCGCCAGCGCGTTCCAGCCGCCGACCGCCGACTATCAGGAGATGTTCTGGCCGCAGGTGGTGCGCGGCGTCGGCATCATGTTCTGCCTGCTGCCGCCGACGCGGATCGCGCTCGGCGACCTGCCACAGGCCGAGGTCGCCGACGCCAGCGGGCTGTTCAACCTGATGCGTAATCTCGGCGGCGCCATCGGCATCGCGCTGATCGACACCATCATCTATGGCCGCGTCGCCATGCATGCCCAGGCGTTTCGCGACCGCCTGCTGGCCGGCGATACCGCGGCGGCCAAGGCAATCGGGCTCGCGCCGGAGCTGCTGCGCAACCGGCCGCGCGGCATCTCGGAGGAGCAGGCGATCGCCTATGTCCGGCCGCTGGTGGAGAAGGCCTCGCTGGCGCTGTGCGTCAACGAGGCCTGGTCGCTGCTCGCTGGTGTCGCGCTGCTCGGCTTCCTGCTGATCCCCTTCGCCCGCAGCAAGGCGACGAGCCTGTCGCCGCGGATGATGGCGCTAGAGGCTGCGCAGCCGGCGCTCCGGCGACGGCTCGATCAGCTCGGGCCGCGGTCCGGATAG
- a CDS encoding sulfate transporter family protein — MIDAAIKAISQILSPPMRSILWRSIGLALVLVTVLAIGLQRLLTWLATAGEGWAEAMLGPNSHGTLEVLTWIISIAAGFGVVFGGIMLMPAITSVIASLFVDDVADLVEREHYPAERPGAALPFGVAIIEGLKAAGLTILVYLVALPFVFLAGAGFVIFFLATAWLLGREYFELAAMRFRPPAEAKAMRRDNAITVFTAGLIIAAFVTIPIVNLATPLFGMAFMVHLHKRLSGPRPELIEPSPERRLRSL; from the coding sequence ATGATCGACGCCGCCATCAAGGCGATTTCGCAGATTCTGTCGCCGCCGATGCGCTCGATCCTGTGGCGCTCGATCGGGCTGGCGCTGGTGCTGGTCACGGTGCTCGCGATCGGGCTGCAGCGGCTCCTGACCTGGCTCGCGACTGCCGGCGAGGGCTGGGCGGAGGCCATGCTCGGGCCGAACTCGCACGGCACGCTGGAGGTGCTGACCTGGATCATCTCGATCGCCGCCGGCTTCGGCGTCGTGTTCGGCGGCATCATGCTGATGCCGGCAATCACCTCGGTGATCGCGAGCCTGTTCGTCGACGACGTCGCCGACCTCGTCGAGCGCGAGCATTATCCGGCCGAGCGCCCCGGCGCCGCTTTGCCGTTCGGCGTCGCCATCATCGAGGGCCTCAAGGCCGCCGGCCTCACCATCCTGGTCTATCTGGTCGCCCTGCCCTTCGTGTTCCTCGCCGGCGCCGGCTTCGTGATCTTCTTCCTCGCCACGGCCTGGCTACTCGGCCGCGAATATTTCGAGCTCGCCGCGATGCGCTTCCGGCCGCCGGCGGAGGCCAAGGCGATGCGGCGCGACAATGCGATCACGGTGTTCACCGCGGGGCTGATCATCGCGGCCTTCGTCACCATCCCGATCGTGAACCTGGCGACGCCGCTGTTCGGCATGGCCTTCATGGTCCACCTGCACAAGCGCCTATCCGGACCGCGGCCCGAGCTGATCGAGCCGTCGCCGGAGCGCCGGCTGCGCAGCCTCTAG